Proteins co-encoded in one Gracilimonas sp. genomic window:
- a CDS encoding PIN domain-containing protein, protein MKTVFLDTGPLVALLRERDQFHQWVKIELSKERFRFITCEAVLTETLFITRNSSYALAAISSMIDKDQLEVRSALRSNKQRVFELFEKYSDQQTSLADVCLLVLYESEKSVPVFTTDSDFLVYRDQKGNPLQLISPYKN, encoded by the coding sequence GTGAAGACAGTCTTTCTTGATACAGGTCCACTGGTTGCTTTACTCAGGGAAAGAGATCAATTTCATCAATGGGTTAAGATTGAACTCAGTAAAGAAAGGTTCAGGTTTATTACCTGTGAGGCTGTACTGACAGAAACTCTTTTTATTACCCGAAACTCTTCTTATGCACTGGCTGCCATTTCAAGCATGATAGATAAAGATCAATTAGAAGTCAGGTCTGCTTTGAGGTCTAATAAACAAAGAGTGTTTGAATTATTTGAAAAATATTCCGATCAGCAAACTTCACTTGCAGATGTTTGCCTTTTAGTACTGTATGAGAGCGAAAAAAGTGTACCTGTATTTACAACAGACTCCGATTTCCTGGTATACCGGGACCAAAAAGGGAACCCGCTTCAGCTAATTTCACCGTACAAAAATTGA